TGGGCAAGTTCCCGCTGCCTGTCGAGATTGTTCCGTTTGCGTTCGAGCTGACGGTGAGGAAGCTTCGCAAGCTGGGCTGCGAGCCGAAGCTCCGCAAGAACGGTGAAGAGCTGTATGTGACCGATAACGGCAACTATATTGCGGATTGCGAGTTTGGCGCCATTGCGGATCCGGAAGCGCTACATGACGACCTGAACCGGATTCCCGGAGTTGTAGACAACGGATTGTTTATCCATATGGCAAGTCTTGTTATTGTGGGCTCCGCAGACGGTTCGATCCGGAGTATCACGAAGGAATAAGCCAGCCTAACAAGCAGGAAGGGTGGAGAGAAGCATGAATATGAGGTTTGCGTTAATAACGGATATCCATGGCAATATGCCTGCGTTAAAAGCGGCCCTTCATGAGATCGACACTTTGCATGATGTCGACTCCATCTATTGCTTGGGAGATATGATCGGAATCGGGCCGGATACGAATGAGGTGCTTCATGCGCTTTTCTCCAGGGATGATATATCCTTTGTGTCCGGCAATCATGATGAAGCCGTGCTCGCGATTATCAACGGAGAACCTTATCCGGAGAGCCATTTCCATTCGGAACGGCATCATAAGTGGATAGCGGATAGAATGGACAAGTCGTTTGTCCCGCTGCTGGAACGAATGCCCCGCATGATCCGGACCGAAGCGTACGGCAAAAGCATGCTTTTTACCCATTATCATATTGCGCGGGACAAGTTCAGCGATCCGATAAGCAAAGATCCGTTTAGCCCAATTGTTGAGCCAAGCCTGTCCAATCTGGAAAAGCTGTTCGACGGTTACGAAGACGCATTGATCGGTTTCGGCCATCATCATCCGGTTCATTATTTCCGCAGCGAGAGACAAGCATTTGTTAATCCCGGTTCCCTTGGCTGCAACAATAAGTCCACTGCCAGGTACGCGATCGTTACGGTGTGCGAGCAGGGTTTTGAGGTGCAGCTGCAGGAGGCGGAATATGATAATTCGGCATTCCTTGCTTCCTACGAAAAGCTGGATGTACCCGACCGGGAGTTTATTTTGCGAGTCTTTCACGGAGATCAGCTGAGAG
This region of Paenibacillus sp. JDR-2 genomic DNA includes:
- a CDS encoding metallophosphoesterase family protein: MNMRFALITDIHGNMPALKAALHEIDTLHDVDSIYCLGDMIGIGPDTNEVLHALFSRDDISFVSGNHDEAVLAIINGEPYPESHFHSERHHKWIADRMDKSFVPLLERMPRMIRTEAYGKSMLFTHYHIARDKFSDPISKDPFSPIVEPSLSNLEKLFDGYEDALIGFGHHHPVHYFRSERQAFVNPGSLGCNNKSTARYAIVTVCEQGFEVQLQEAEYDNSAFLASYEKLDVPDREFILRVFHGDQLRE